One genomic window of Garra rufa chromosome 2, GarRuf1.0, whole genome shotgun sequence includes the following:
- the LOC141326290 gene encoding RING finger protein 122 gives MTTDITGRLPLNVYVIILGIGLFIFMLSMIFCCYLFRLRRQGTQEQYGYNEVILKGPGKKLSLLGQTCAVCLEEFRNRDELGVCPCSHAFHKKCLVKWLEIRSVCPMCNKPICRLQPDPPQGAEGPQNPLEV, from the exons ATGACCACAGACATCACCGGTCGTCTTCCACTCAATGTCTACGTAATCATTCTTGGGATAGGCCTCTTCATCTTCATGTTGAGCATGATCTTCTGTTGCTACCTGTTCAG ATTGAGGCGACAGGGCACACAAGAACAATATGGATACAATGag GTCATTCTGAAAGGTCCAGGGAAGAAATTAAGTCTTCTTGGA CAGACCTGTGCAGTTTGCCTGGAGGAGTTTCGGAACAGGGATGAACTAGGAGTTTGCCCCTGTTCTCATGCTTTTCACAAAAA GTGTCTGGTGAAGTGGCTGGAAATTCGCAGCGTCTGTCCTATGTGCAACAAGCCCATCTGCAGGCTCCAGCCAGACCCTCCGCAGGGGGCCGAGGGACCCCAGAATCCCCTAGAGGTGTGA